The Sorangiineae bacterium MSr11367 genome window below encodes:
- a CDS encoding crotonase/enoyl-CoA hydratase family protein: protein MARAVSAALDRLDEDPGLAVGVLTGAGGHFCAGMDLKAFLKEGFPFIGHRGLAGVTRAEIGKPMIAAVEGAAVAGGCEIALACDLIVAGESAKFGLSEVARGLVASEGGVIRLPQRVPYHIAMQMLLTGDPLDAPSAARFGLVNHVVADGMALPAALALAERVSRNAPLAIAAVRRIVREARGATDRDAFVIQDAIVAPVAESQDAREGARAFAEKRPPSWKGR, encoded by the coding sequence GTGGCGCGCGCGGTCAGCGCGGCCTTGGATCGTCTCGATGAGGATCCCGGGCTCGCCGTCGGTGTACTTACCGGGGCCGGCGGGCACTTCTGCGCGGGTATGGATCTCAAGGCCTTTTTGAAAGAGGGATTCCCCTTCATCGGCCATCGCGGGCTCGCGGGGGTGACGCGCGCGGAAATCGGTAAACCGATGATCGCCGCGGTGGAAGGCGCCGCCGTTGCGGGTGGCTGCGAGATTGCGCTGGCCTGCGATCTCATCGTCGCCGGCGAATCCGCGAAGTTCGGGCTTTCCGAGGTCGCGCGCGGTCTGGTGGCGAGCGAGGGCGGCGTGATCCGTCTGCCGCAGCGGGTGCCTTATCACATTGCCATGCAGATGCTCCTCACGGGCGATCCGCTGGACGCTCCGTCCGCCGCCCGCTTCGGTCTCGTCAACCACGTCGTCGCCGACGGCATGGCCCTTCCAGCCGCCCTCGCCCTCGCCGAGCGGGTCAGCCGAAACGCGCCACTGGCCATCGCCGCCGTCCGCCGCATCGTGCGTGAAGCCCGAGGCGCCACCGATCGCGATGCCTTCGTGATTCAGGACGCCATCGTCGCCCCGGTGGCGGAGTCGCAGGACGCGCGGGAAGGCGCGCGCGCCTTTGCCGAGAAGCGGCCGCCTTCGTGGAAGGGGCGGTAA
- a CDS encoding tetratricopeptide repeat protein has protein sequence MQWAALIVPIVACIASLVATGVAHRLLHTPTAPAPTAEETELSATDRAPDAAETSEAYAEMDPAAVEAMPTAVAPTERPSRAGFKSAPPTNESAALFLDAGRARRVGAVPKAIALYELLQHRHPGTPESRAADMALALLYMRQGMHATALEHFDRYLNHSPRGDLAAEAMWGKSQALTNLGRIKDAYRTLQRLQLVHPNSPYALEARARLQVESSLEP, from the coding sequence GTGCAATGGGCCGCTCTCATCGTGCCGATCGTCGCGTGCATCGCGAGCCTCGTGGCGACGGGCGTGGCGCATCGCCTTCTGCATACGCCCACCGCGCCGGCGCCGACCGCGGAGGAGACGGAGCTGTCCGCGACCGATCGCGCACCGGACGCCGCGGAAACGAGCGAGGCCTACGCCGAAATGGACCCGGCGGCCGTGGAGGCGATGCCGACGGCCGTCGCCCCCACCGAGCGTCCATCGCGGGCGGGTTTCAAGTCGGCCCCGCCGACGAACGAATCCGCAGCGCTTTTTTTGGACGCGGGCCGCGCGCGCAGGGTAGGGGCCGTTCCGAAGGCCATTGCGCTTTATGAACTATTGCAGCACCGTCATCCAGGAACGCCGGAATCGCGCGCGGCAGATATGGCACTTGCTCTTTTGTACATGCGGCAGGGAATGCATGCCACGGCGCTGGAGCACTTCGATCGGTATTTGAACCACAGCCCACGTGGGGATCTCGCCGCCGAGGCCATGTGGGGCAAGTCGCAGGCTTTGACCAACTTGGGGCGGATCAAGGACGCGTACCGCACCCTCCAGCGATTGCAGCTCGTTCATCCCAATTCGCCTTATGCGCTCGAGGCGCGTGCCCGACTGCAGGTCGAGTCTTCGCTGGAGCCGTGA
- a CDS encoding NAD(P)-binding domain-containing protein, with translation MNDKRNPVTVVGLGPMGQAMVRAFLDNGHRTTVWNRTAHRADELVAKGAIRAATMAEALAASQVVILSLTDYQAMYDILDAAGDALAGRVIVNLSSDNPDKTRKAATWLANRGASLIAGGVMVPAPLVGHEAAYVFYSGPRAVFEAHQATLRILGRTDYLGEDHGLSQLYYQAQLDIFLTSLSAFLHAVALVGTAGVPAKSFLPYAVDNFNSISSYLAEASRHVDEGRHPGDLANVAMMGATARHIVEASADAGVEIGLPSAVKAHYDRAMAAGRGNESWTSLFEVIRRPS, from the coding sequence ATGAACGACAAGCGTAATCCAGTGACGGTGGTTGGCTTGGGACCGATGGGTCAGGCGATGGTCCGCGCATTCCTCGACAACGGGCACCGCACCACGGTTTGGAATCGCACGGCGCACAGGGCCGATGAGCTCGTTGCCAAAGGGGCCATCCGCGCGGCCACGATGGCGGAGGCCTTGGCCGCGAGCCAAGTGGTCATCCTTAGCCTGACCGACTACCAAGCGATGTACGATATTCTCGATGCGGCAGGCGATGCCCTCGCGGGTCGGGTCATCGTCAATCTGAGTTCGGACAATCCGGACAAGACGCGGAAGGCGGCCACTTGGCTGGCCAATCGCGGTGCGTCGCTCATCGCCGGAGGCGTGATGGTGCCGGCGCCCCTGGTGGGCCACGAAGCAGCCTACGTCTTTTATAGCGGTCCGCGCGCGGTCTTCGAAGCCCACCAGGCCACGTTGCGGATCCTCGGAAGGACCGATTACCTCGGCGAGGATCATGGCCTGTCGCAGCTCTATTACCAGGCCCAGCTCGATATCTTCCTGACGTCGTTGTCCGCGTTTCTGCACGCGGTGGCCCTCGTCGGCACGGCCGGCGTCCCCGCGAAATCGTTCTTGCCCTACGCGGTCGACAACTTCAATAGCATCTCCTCGTACTTGGCCGAAGCCTCCCGGCACGTGGACGAAGGTCGGCACCCGGGGGATCTCGCCAACGTGGCCATGATGGGCGCCACCGCCCGGCACATCGTCGAAGCCAGTGCGGACGCGGGGGTGGAGATCGGTCTGCCCAGCGCCGTGAAGGCCCACTACGATCGCGCGATGGCCGCCGGCCGCGGCAACGAGAGCTGGACGAGTCTGTTCGAAGTCATCCGAAGGCCGTCCTGA